The following DNA comes from Castanea sativa cultivar Marrone di Chiusa Pesio chromosome 10, ASM4071231v1.
TGTGtggattctaaaaaaaagaaagaatttcaTTCACTGTGTGGAGTTACTACCCCGGGTTAGGGATAAGGACAACCTCATTGACAAACACTACGGACTTCAAATCAAGCAAGATGGCCGGATCCTTCAAATCAGTCCACAAATTAGACCACGTGTACGGCTAAAGATCAGACTCCATGATGGACCTGAGCACACAGAAACCACTCTTTTGAAGGCCCAAAACCCTAGCTCCCTCTCTAAAAAGCAAACTCCTacgcatttttgtttttggtcagTCGCGTCGCGCCGAGCTTCAGCACCAAAACCCTCGTCACGAGCCATGGTTCGTATCTCTTCACAAAACCCATCTCACCATTTTCATCCTCTACTCCTTTTCACGTTTCTTCTGTGTTTTTCAGGGTATCGATTTGGTCGCCGGTGgtaagaggaagaagaaggtcAGGACCGCCCCCAAATCAAATGATATTTACCTCAAGCTCCTCGTCAAggtcctctctctttctctgtatCTCTATATATGTATGTTTGTGGTTATGAAGGATTTGGTGTGTGGTTGACACGTGTATGGTGGATCTGTGAACAGCTGTACCGTTTTCTGGTGCGGAGGACCGGGAGTAAGTTCAATGCGGTGATACTGAGGAGGCTTTTCATGAGCAAGGTCAACAAGCCacctctatctctctccaagTTGATTCGTTACATGGAGGGCAAGGTAACATTTTTATAGGTTCTGTTTGGTTTCTAAGAAAAAACCGAGGAGACACTCTCTTATATTTAAATGGGTAGTTTTAGAAGTTTAATTGGTTTTCAATTTAGTGTTGTGTTGATTGGGATTGTTTCTGCATTTGGGATTTATATGGGgctttttggttttggttataTAGGAGGGTAAGATTGCTGTGGTTGTTGGGACTGTCACCGATGACATTAGGGTGTATGAGGTCCCAGCAGTGAAGGTTACAGCCCTGAGGTTCACAGAGACTGCAAGAGCTAGGATTGAGAAGGCCGGAGGAGAATGCTTGACATTTGATCAGCTGGCTCTAAGAGC
Coding sequences within:
- the LOC142613301 gene encoding large ribosomal subunit protein eL18y-like, whose translation is MGIDLVAGGKRKKKVRTAPKSNDIYLKLLVKLYRFLVRRTGSKFNAVILRRLFMSKVNKPPLSLSKLIRYMEGKEGKIAVVVGTVTDDIRVYEVPAVKVTALRFTETARARIEKAGGECLTFDQLALRAPLGQNTVLLRGHKKREAVKHFGPAPGVPHSHTKPYVRAKGRKFERARGKRNSKGFRV